The following are encoded together in the Desulfococcus multivorans genome:
- a CDS encoding quinone oxidoreductase family protein — translation MTKAIVIHETGGPEVMRWEEFDPGAPGPGEALLRHEAVGLNFIDVYHRSGLYPLPSLPGVIGMEGAGIVEAVGDGVTEAAVGDRVAYAGLPPGAYAEKRRIPAHRLIRLPDTISSTQAAAMMLQGMTARYLLRGCYPVKAGDTILIHAAAGGVGLIVCQWARHLGATVIGTVGSEEKAELARANGCHHPILYKTEDFPERVKAVTEGRGVDVVYDSVGQATFMKSLDCLRPMGTMVSFGQSSGPVPPLDTAVLAAKGSLFLTRPSLMTYTARREDLTAHAGDLFDVVSRGAVTIAVRNTYPLAEAARAHRDLEDRKTVGSSVLIP, via the coding sequence ATGACCAAAGCCATCGTCATTCACGAAACCGGCGGACCCGAGGTCATGCGCTGGGAGGAATTCGATCCGGGCGCGCCCGGCCCCGGGGAAGCCCTGCTGCGGCACGAGGCCGTGGGGCTCAACTTCATCGATGTCTACCATCGCAGCGGCCTCTATCCGCTCCCAAGCCTCCCGGGCGTCATCGGGATGGAGGGGGCCGGGATCGTCGAAGCCGTCGGCGACGGCGTCACCGAGGCGGCGGTGGGAGACCGGGTCGCCTACGCGGGACTGCCGCCGGGGGCCTACGCGGAAAAACGCCGTATCCCGGCCCACCGGCTCATTCGCCTCCCCGACACGATTTCATCCACCCAGGCGGCGGCCATGATGCTGCAGGGCATGACCGCCCGTTATCTGCTGCGGGGGTGCTATCCCGTCAAGGCCGGAGACACCATCCTCATCCATGCCGCGGCCGGCGGCGTGGGGCTCATCGTCTGCCAATGGGCCCGGCATCTCGGCGCCACGGTCATCGGAACGGTGGGATCCGAGGAGAAAGCCGAACTGGCGAGGGCCAACGGGTGCCACCATCCCATCCTTTACAAGACCGAGGACTTTCCCGAACGCGTGAAGGCCGTCACGGAGGGCCGCGGGGTCGACGTCGTCTACGACTCCGTCGGTCAGGCCACCTTCATGAAGTCCCTGGACTGCCTCCGACCCATGGGAACGATGGTCAGCTTCGGCCAGTCTTCAGGACCGGTTCCGCCCTTGGACACCGCCGTCCTGGCGGCAAAGGGGTCGCTCTTCCTGACGCGGCCCAGCCTGATGACCTACACCGCCCGGCGGGAGGACCTGACGGCCCACGCCGGGGACCTCTTCGATGTGGTAAGCCGGGGCGCGGTCACCATCGCGGTTCGGAACACCTATCCCCTGGCCGAGGCAGCCAGGGCCCATCGGGATCTGGAGGACCGGAAAACCGTGGGATCCTCGGTGCTCATTCCCTGA
- a CDS encoding GNAT family N-acetyltransferase, translating into MTIRYLDKMFKPASMVLIGPGPMPGTVGNVVLQNVLGSGFEGKIFRVDPGPETPASPATDIPTYARISELPEVPDLAVILRPPAAVPGILRELGEKGTRAAVVMMPGLFEKHPWTRERLGREMLAAAKPYGLRIIGPGSLGIMSPLAFLNAGYAHIHALSGWLAFVGQSDNMIASVLDWATHHRIGFSHFVSLGDSADVDVGDMLDYLANDHHTRAVLLYVETVADARKFMSAARAASRMKPVIVFKAGRAGPIVPDGVSHVESDAVYDAAFRRAGMLRVSSIQALFDAAATLAALQSVTGSRLGILTNSSGAGALAADSLIAGNGRLAEFTSKTAARLRRMLPATSPPANPLNLGEDADPDRYAAALEILLEDRHTDAVLVLNCPHAIVSGTAVARAVIEVFRSKLDPYGKRHTLLTNWIGRGAAVGHGRLFAENAIPTYETPDDAIRAFMRMVRYRHNQEMLMETPPSIPDAFSPVGDTPRKIIGTALARGRDRLTKAEASALLEAYRIPTAKMGGLADAERAEVEVNCRSNAHELMIGMTEDARFGPVIRFGHGGNAVDIIDDQALALPPLNLHLAREVMERTRIFKLLKGYGDTPAADLDAVALVLVKVSQLICDIAEIRELVINPILADPDGVTVMDAAFRISPSESPPEARLAIRPYPRELEAAVRTKDGRGLLVRPIRPEDEPAFCDLFDSMSREEVRLRFFRYMKTISHTLAARLTQIDYNRQMALVLTDMPEPGATASIYGAVHVNMDPDNVSAEFAVMVRSDMTGMGLGSLLMRQVMQYCRRRGVSEIFGDVLADNTAMLALARSLGFQVERRPEDPAAVVVRLRLDDA; encoded by the coding sequence ATGACGATCCGATATCTTGACAAGATGTTCAAGCCGGCGTCGATGGTCCTGATCGGCCCCGGTCCCATGCCTGGGACCGTCGGAAACGTCGTGCTCCAAAATGTCCTCGGGTCCGGTTTCGAGGGGAAAATCTTCCGGGTCGATCCCGGGCCGGAAACGCCGGCATCCCCGGCGACGGACATACCGACGTACGCGCGGATCTCCGAACTTCCCGAAGTACCCGATCTCGCGGTCATTCTGAGACCGCCGGCAGCCGTCCCCGGAATCCTTCGGGAACTGGGGGAGAAGGGCACCCGCGCAGCAGTGGTCATGATGCCGGGGCTGTTCGAAAAACACCCGTGGACGCGGGAGCGCCTCGGCCGGGAGATGCTGGCCGCTGCAAAGCCTTACGGCCTTCGCATCATCGGACCCGGCTCCCTGGGGATCATGTCGCCGTTGGCCTTTCTCAATGCCGGTTATGCCCACATCCACGCATTGTCCGGATGGCTCGCCTTTGTCGGGCAGTCCGACAATATGATCGCTTCCGTTCTGGACTGGGCGACCCACCACCGGATCGGATTTTCCCATTTCGTTTCCCTGGGCGACTCGGCGGACGTCGACGTCGGGGATATGCTCGATTATCTTGCCAACGATCATCACACCCGTGCCGTCCTGCTCTATGTCGAAACCGTCGCCGATGCCCGGAAATTCATGTCGGCGGCCCGGGCCGCATCCCGGATGAAACCGGTCATCGTTTTCAAGGCAGGCAGGGCGGGGCCCATCGTTCCGGACGGTGTTTCCCATGTGGAATCCGACGCCGTTTACGACGCCGCCTTCCGCCGTGCCGGGATGCTCCGCGTGAGCAGCATCCAGGCGCTTTTCGACGCCGCCGCCACCCTGGCCGCTCTTCAATCGGTGACCGGCAGCCGGCTGGGGATTCTCACCAACAGCAGCGGCGCCGGCGCCCTTGCCGCGGACAGCCTCATCGCCGGGAATGGGCGCCTGGCCGAGTTCACCTCCAAAACCGCCGCCCGACTCCGGCGGATGCTTCCGGCAACGTCCCCTCCGGCAAATCCCCTCAATCTTGGAGAGGACGCCGATCCCGACCGATATGCCGCCGCCCTGGAAATTCTCCTGGAGGATCGACACACCGATGCCGTACTGGTCCTCAACTGCCCCCATGCTATTGTCTCCGGCACTGCGGTCGCACGAGCCGTTATCGAGGTCTTTCGGTCGAAGCTGGATCCCTATGGAAAACGCCATACCCTGCTGACCAACTGGATCGGCCGGGGGGCGGCCGTGGGACACGGGCGGCTTTTTGCAGAAAACGCCATCCCCACTTACGAAACCCCGGACGACGCCATACGGGCGTTCATGCGGATGGTCCGCTACCGGCACAACCAGGAAATGCTCATGGAAACCCCGCCGAGCATCCCCGACGCCTTCTCGCCCGTCGGCGACACCCCGCGGAAGATCATCGGGACCGCGCTTGCCCGGGGCCGTGATCGGCTTACCAAAGCCGAAGCATCGGCCCTTCTCGAGGCCTACCGCATTCCGACGGCAAAAATGGGCGGGCTCGCGGATGCGGAAAGGGCGGAAGTTGAGGTGAACTGCCGCTCCAATGCCCATGAATTGATGATCGGGATGACGGAGGATGCCCGATTCGGCCCCGTCATCCGTTTCGGGCACGGGGGGAACGCCGTCGACATCATCGACGACCAGGCCCTGGCCCTGCCGCCGCTCAACCTGCACCTGGCCAGAGAGGTCATGGAAAGAACCCGTATCTTCAAGCTGCTGAAGGGATACGGCGACACGCCCGCCGCCGATCTCGACGCCGTTGCGCTGGTTCTGGTCAAGGTGTCTCAATTGATCTGCGACATCGCGGAGATCCGCGAACTGGTCATCAACCCGATTCTGGCGGACCCCGACGGGGTGACGGTTATGGACGCCGCTTTCCGGATCTCGCCCTCGGAAAGCCCGCCGGAAGCGCGTCTGGCCATCCGTCCATATCCGAGGGAACTGGAGGCGGCGGTCCGGACGAAGGACGGCCGGGGCCTCCTGGTCCGTCCCATCCGACCGGAGGATGAACCTGCGTTCTGCGACCTGTTTGACAGCATGTCCCGGGAAGAGGTCCGCCTCCGGTTTTTTCGGTACATGAAAACGATCTCCCACACCCTGGCGGCCCGTCTCACCCAGATCGATTACAACCGTCAAATGGCCCTGGTACTGACGGACATGCCGGAACCCGGGGCAACGGCGTCGATTTACGGCGCGGTGCACGTCAACATGGATCCCGACAACGTATCCGCGGAGTTCGCCGTCATGGTCAGAAGCGACATGACCGGCATGGGGTTGGGCTCTCTCCTGATGCGGCAGGTCATGCAGTACTGTCGGCGTCGCGGGGTTTCCGAAATCTTCGGCGACGTTCTGGCGGACAATACCGCGATGCTGGCACTGGCCCGATCCCTGGGATTCCAGGTGGAACGCCGGCCGGAGGATCCGGCGGCGGTGGTCGTCCGCCTGCGCCTGGACGACGCATAG
- the acsA gene encoding acetate--CoA ligase gives MTKDHTDTKSPGFSWDAVQSALAGLPNGAGLNIAHEAVDRHAAGPLRDRTAFRWIGEDGDPQDLSYGKLSALTNRFANVLEALGVEKGDGVFACADRIPELYIAALGAFKHGAVFCPLFSAFGPEPIRQRLERGKARVLLTTGRLFRQKISALTEQLPDLRHVILTDAVTADTLAYPDLMAAAADTYAIPPTDPEDSALLHFTSGTTGMPKGAIHVHGAILVHHITGRHVLDLRDPDVFWCTADPGWVTGTIYGIITPLLMGVTSIIDEGAFDAVRWFEILASQGVTVWYTSPTAIRRLMRVPPEEIRRYDLGRLRHILSVGEPLPPDAILWGRAVLGRDIHDTWWQTETGGIMIANTPAVTIRPGSMGKPIPGVTAAVLERREDNTVAVIEAPETVGELGLAVGWPSMFRGYLNEPERYARCFSDGWYLSGDLACRDADGYFWFVGRRDDIIKTSGQMVGPFEVERLLLSHPFVADAGVIGKPDPMIGEVVKAFVVLKPHIRADDDTRRELMAFSRKNLGAAIAPGEIEFADSIPKNRAGKVMRRLLKARELGEDLGDLSTLED, from the coding sequence ATGACGAAAGACCACACCGACACAAAAAGCCCGGGATTCTCCTGGGATGCGGTACAATCCGCCCTGGCCGGGCTGCCGAACGGCGCCGGCCTCAACATCGCCCATGAAGCCGTGGACCGGCATGCCGCAGGTCCCCTTCGGGATCGCACGGCCTTTCGCTGGATCGGCGAGGACGGTGATCCGCAGGACCTCTCCTATGGGAAGCTTTCGGCCCTGACCAACCGGTTTGCCAACGTACTCGAGGCCCTCGGCGTTGAAAAAGGGGACGGGGTCTTTGCCTGCGCCGATCGCATTCCGGAGCTCTACATCGCGGCCCTGGGCGCTTTCAAGCACGGCGCCGTTTTCTGCCCGCTCTTTTCCGCATTCGGTCCGGAGCCGATCCGTCAACGCCTCGAGCGCGGCAAGGCCCGGGTGCTGCTCACCACCGGCCGCCTGTTCCGGCAGAAGATATCGGCGCTGACAGAGCAGCTTCCCGACCTGAGGCACGTCATCCTCACCGACGCCGTCACGGCGGACACCCTCGCCTATCCGGATCTCATGGCGGCCGCCGCCGACACCTACGCCATCCCGCCGACGGATCCGGAGGACAGTGCCCTGCTGCATTTCACCAGCGGAACCACGGGGATGCCCAAGGGTGCGATTCACGTTCACGGCGCGATCCTGGTCCACCACATCACCGGAAGGCATGTGCTGGACCTGAGGGACCCGGATGTTTTCTGGTGCACCGCCGATCCCGGCTGGGTGACCGGCACCATCTACGGCATCATCACCCCCCTTCTCATGGGCGTCACCAGCATCATCGACGAAGGGGCGTTTGACGCGGTGCGCTGGTTCGAGATCCTGGCCTCACAGGGGGTGACGGTCTGGTACACGTCGCCCACCGCCATCCGGCGTCTGATGCGCGTCCCCCCGGAGGAGATCCGCCGGTACGACCTCGGGCGTCTGCGGCATATCCTGAGCGTCGGCGAGCCCCTGCCCCCGGATGCGATCCTGTGGGGTCGGGCGGTTCTCGGCCGCGACATTCACGACACCTGGTGGCAGACGGAGACCGGCGGCATCATGATCGCCAACACCCCGGCCGTGACCATCCGGCCGGGATCCATGGGAAAGCCCATTCCCGGCGTGACGGCCGCCGTCCTCGAACGGCGGGAAGACAATACCGTCGCCGTCATCGAGGCGCCCGAAACCGTCGGGGAGCTGGGGCTTGCCGTGGGATGGCCGTCCATGTTCCGGGGATACCTCAACGAGCCCGAACGCTATGCGCGATGTTTTTCAGACGGCTGGTACCTGAGCGGAGACCTGGCCTGTCGGGATGCCGACGGCTATTTCTGGTTTGTGGGGAGACGGGACGACATCATCAAGACCTCCGGCCAGATGGTCGGGCCCTTCGAGGTGGAGCGCCTGCTCCTGTCCCATCCCTTTGTGGCCGATGCGGGCGTGATCGGCAAGCCCGACCCCATGATAGGGGAGGTGGTCAAGGCCTTCGTCGTGTTGAAGCCCCACATCCGGGCGGACGACGACACCCGTCGCGAACTCATGGCGTTTTCGCGGAAAAATCTGGGGGCGGCCATCGCGCCGGGGGAGATCGAATTTGCGGACAGCATCCCCAAAAACCGCGCCGGCAAGGTCATGCGGCGGCTGCTCAAGGCGCGGGAGCTGGGGGAAGACCTGGGCGATCTATCGACATTGGAGGACTGA
- a CDS encoding energy-coupling factor transporter transmembrane component T family protein gives MPVLDPRTKLILAVFFAAATAVLEPVRLVGAAWAILILTLSILGFLKAYGRWLMLVLPMAVIFGGVTAWSVHAAAGMMAALKLLTLTTVFFIFFSTTPAEDLANALVKAGLPYGIAFIMSTALQFVPVIGRKAGDVLDAQRSRGIPVEPGWGALKHYPAFFIPLLLQSFQLAEELAEAMEARGFGRPGRTFLAEYRLKAADWIALGVSGIALAGFLFWKLSR, from the coding sequence GTGCCGGTGCTTGATCCCAGAACCAAACTGATTCTGGCCGTCTTTTTCGCAGCCGCGACAGCCGTTCTCGAGCCGGTCCGGCTGGTAGGCGCGGCCTGGGCGATCCTGATCCTGACGCTTTCGATTCTGGGGTTTCTGAAGGCCTACGGCCGATGGCTGATGCTGGTCCTGCCCATGGCGGTCATATTCGGCGGGGTGACCGCGTGGTCGGTGCATGCGGCCGCCGGCATGATGGCCGCCCTGAAACTCCTGACCCTGACCACGGTCTTTTTCATCTTTTTTTCGACAACGCCGGCGGAAGACCTGGCCAACGCCCTGGTCAAGGCCGGTCTGCCCTACGGCATCGCCTTCATCATGAGCACGGCGTTGCAGTTCGTGCCGGTTATCGGCCGGAAAGCCGGAGATGTGCTGGATGCACAGCGGTCCCGGGGGATTCCGGTGGAGCCGGGGTGGGGGGCGCTGAAACATTATCCGGCCTTTTTCATCCCCCTGCTCCTCCAGTCCTTTCAACTGGCCGAGGAATTGGCGGAGGCCATGGAGGCCCGCGGCTTCGGCCGACCGGGCCGGACCTTTCTCGCCGAATATCGCCTCAAGGCCGCGGATTGGATCGCGCTCGGGGTATCGGGCATCGCCCTGGCCGGATTTCTGTTCTGGAAGCTGAGCCGTTAG
- a CDS encoding ABC transporter ATP-binding protein: MTRRESFIAVAGLRYAYGKETPWILKDVDLEIPPGEHLLVAGASGSGKSTLARTLNGLIPHFYGGRLEGEVRVGGESTRDRTVADLFDQVGMVFQNPEAQLFNRTVRREIAFGLESLGLPRREMLRRIDGIAAETGIGHLLSRAPHQLSGGEQQMVCISAVAALKPKMIVLDEPFANLDGENVARIRKTLVRLGEKGTGVMVCEHRLGYAGYDAARMVVLADGRKVLDGPAKAVLSRDLGVYGLEAPTCGQASGLGASGYEIRPEAPGRGAAGDRQPIIELDGVSFERGGRRIIDNVSLSIDRGECVAIVGPNGAGKTTLLKLFNGLFRPVSGRVLLNGKDIRKEKVSRLARHVGMAFQNPSGQFFKLTVWDEITVAAKTLNRYDPEWIDTLIRLFRLGDLVTRPPYRLSSGEKKRTAFAAALSARPDILILDEPTSGQDRHFKNALSGFLAELQEQGQTVVLVTHDLGFAETCAPRWLYLDGGRIIAQGAPRRVSAGSCPPVYGAGSEAAGLCGGMGAGA; encoded by the coding sequence ATGACGCGCAGGGAAAGCTTCATCGCCGTCGCGGGCCTCCGGTACGCCTATGGAAAAGAGACGCCCTGGATCCTGAAGGACGTCGATCTGGAAATCCCGCCGGGTGAGCACCTCCTGGTCGCCGGCGCCAGCGGTTCAGGGAAGTCGACCCTGGCCAGGACCTTGAACGGCCTGATTCCCCATTTTTACGGGGGGCGCCTGGAAGGTGAGGTGCGGGTCGGCGGGGAGTCGACCCGTGATCGCACCGTTGCCGACCTTTTCGACCAGGTGGGGATGGTGTTTCAGAATCCCGAGGCCCAGCTGTTCAATCGAACGGTCCGCCGGGAGATCGCCTTCGGTCTGGAGAGTCTGGGGCTTCCCCGCCGGGAGATGCTGCGCCGTATCGACGGCATCGCGGCGGAGACGGGCATTGGGCATCTGCTCTCCCGGGCCCCGCATCAACTCTCCGGAGGGGAACAGCAGATGGTCTGCATCTCGGCCGTGGCCGCCCTGAAACCGAAAATGATCGTTCTGGACGAACCCTTTGCCAACCTCGACGGAGAAAACGTCGCCAGGATCCGGAAAACGCTGGTGCGGCTTGGAGAAAAGGGTACGGGGGTGATGGTCTGCGAGCACCGCCTCGGGTATGCGGGTTACGACGCCGCACGGATGGTGGTCCTGGCGGACGGCCGAAAGGTCCTGGACGGACCCGCGAAAGCGGTGCTCAGCCGGGATCTCGGCGTCTACGGGCTCGAAGCCCCCACATGCGGGCAGGCTTCCGGTCTCGGGGCGTCCGGTTATGAAATCCGCCCGGAGGCTCCCGGCCGGGGTGCCGCGGGGGACAGGCAGCCCATCATCGAACTGGACGGCGTTTCATTTGAGCGGGGGGGGCGCCGGATCATCGACAACGTCAGCCTTTCCATCGACAGAGGGGAGTGCGTCGCCATTGTCGGCCCCAACGGCGCGGGCAAGACCACGCTGCTCAAGCTCTTCAACGGCCTTTTCCGACCGGTGTCGGGGAGAGTCCTGCTGAACGGGAAAGACATCCGCAAGGAAAAAGTCTCACGCCTGGCCCGGCATGTGGGCATGGCTTTCCAGAACCCTTCGGGCCAGTTTTTCAAGCTGACGGTATGGGACGAGATCACCGTAGCGGCGAAGACCCTGAACCGCTATGATCCGGAATGGATCGATACCCTGATCCGGCTTTTTCGTCTGGGCGATCTGGTGACGCGCCCCCCGTACCGCCTGAGCAGCGGCGAAAAAAAACGGACGGCCTTCGCGGCGGCCCTCTCGGCCCGGCCCGACATCCTGATTCTGGATGAACCCACCTCCGGCCAGGACCGGCACTTCAAGAATGCCCTGAGCGGTTTTCTTGCCGAACTTCAGGAACAGGGACAGACGGTGGTTCTGGTCACCCACGATCTGGGGTTCGCCGAAACGTGCGCTCCGCGCTGGCTTTATCTTGACGGCGGCCGCATCATTGCACAGGGGGCGCCCCGGCGGGTGTCGGCGGGCTCATGTCCCCCGGTTTACGGCGCCGGATCGGAGGCGGCGGGCCTTTGTGGAGGGATGGGTGCCGGTGCTTGA
- the thiW gene encoding energy coupling factor transporter S component ThiW: MLSKGSAVKRTDTRKTAYAVIFVAMGVALAPFTSIPVGIARINPTQHFVNILGAVILGPWWAVMIAGVIGLIRNITGMGTLLAFPGGMIGAFLAGIVYAGTRNLYLGAAGEIIGTGLIAPVVSALLVAPFLMGQAIPLLALIPSFLGSTLAGSVLGVMAVKLLHRAGIIELGA; the protein is encoded by the coding sequence ATGCTTTCAAAAGGATCGGCCGTCAAAAGAACGGACACACGCAAGACCGCCTACGCCGTCATCTTTGTCGCCATGGGCGTCGCCCTGGCACCTTTCACCTCCATCCCCGTCGGCATTGCCAGGATCAATCCGACCCAGCATTTCGTCAACATTCTGGGGGCCGTCATTCTCGGACCCTGGTGGGCGGTCATGATCGCCGGGGTCATCGGGCTCATTCGCAACATCACGGGGATGGGCACGCTTCTGGCCTTTCCCGGCGGGATGATCGGCGCTTTCCTGGCGGGGATCGTCTATGCCGGGACCCGAAACCTCTATCTGGGAGCGGCCGGCGAGATCATCGGCACCGGCCTGATCGCACCGGTGGTGAGCGCGCTGCTCGTGGCGCCGTTTCTCATGGGGCAGGCCATTCCGCTCCTGGCCTTGATCCCCTCCTTTCTGGGCAGCACCCTTGCGGGGTCGGTGCTGGGGGTCATGGCCGTGAAGCTGCTTCATCGGGCCGGCATCATCGAACTCGGGGCATGA
- a CDS encoding bifunctional acetate--CoA ligase family protein/GNAT family N-acetyltransferase produces MTIRNLDKMFKPKSIALIGASDTPGTLGNVVTRNLLGAGFEGDIFPVNPKYATVSGVAAYPDVARIPFVPDLGVIVTPPDTIPGIIRRLGEKGTRAAVVISAGFIDVQNRNGRALQQAMLDAAKPYTLRIIGPNCLGVMAPGGFLNAGFAHIHALPGRLAFVAQSGAVIASVLDWATHRRIGFSQLVSLGDMADVDFGDMLDYLANDSHTRAVLLYVEAVTHARKFMSAARAASRMKPVIVVKAGRHVEGARAAASHTGAMAGSDRVYDAAFRRAGMLRVSDMQALFDAVGTLSVTQSVSGDRLAILTNGGGVGVMATDTLINKKGRLAALSPETLDRLEDVLPSTWSHGNPVDIVGDAAGDRYAAALENLLGDPETDAVLVINVPTAVASSSEAAQAVIDVYKEKSRAQSRPKTLLTSWIGEGAAAGSRQLFTDNGIPTYQTPDDAVRAFMQMVRYRHSQEMLMETPPNVPEQFRPDPGAVRAVVGKALSEGREWLSEAEAKTVLGAYGIPVAETLTAETPEAAERVAADMGLPVVLKILSRDITHKSDVGGVALDLESRARVREAAAAMLGRVREAFPKAVIEGFTVQPYIKKPHAHELIVGMTEDEQFGPVLLFGHGGTAVEVIDDQALALPPMNMHLAHEVMSQTRIYRLLEGYRGTPPADLEAVALTLVEVSQLICDIPEIRELDINPLLADHDGVIALDARMRVAPVEDAATDRLAIRPYPKELEEIIRLPDGLELMLRPIRPEDEPGFQDLFTQLSMEEIRLRFLHYMKILSHSLAARLTQIDYDRQMALVLTDPPDHEGRRELYGAVRISADPDNERAEFAILLRGDMTGMGLGPLLMRRIIDYAGKRGIGELYGDVLADNKSMLTLARAFGFRARPDREDPGIMIVTLPLSKD; encoded by the coding sequence ATGACGATTCGGAATCTCGACAAGATGTTCAAACCCAAGTCCATTGCGCTCATCGGCGCCAGCGATACGCCCGGCACATTGGGAAACGTCGTTACGCGAAACCTGCTCGGCGCGGGATTCGAAGGGGATATTTTCCCGGTGAACCCGAAATATGCCACCGTATCCGGGGTTGCCGCCTATCCGGACGTCGCGAGGATTCCTTTTGTTCCGGACCTTGGCGTTATCGTGACCCCGCCGGATACGATCCCCGGCATCATCCGTCGCCTGGGGGAAAAGGGCACTCGGGCCGCCGTCGTCATCAGCGCGGGATTCATCGACGTACAGAACCGGAACGGACGAGCGCTGCAGCAGGCCATGCTCGATGCGGCCAAACCCTACACGCTTCGCATCATCGGCCCCAACTGCCTGGGGGTCATGGCGCCGGGCGGCTTTCTCAACGCCGGCTTTGCGCACATCCACGCCCTGCCCGGACGACTCGCTTTCGTGGCGCAATCCGGCGCAGTGATCGCATCGGTGCTCGACTGGGCTACCCATCGCCGGATCGGCTTCTCCCAACTCGTATCCCTGGGCGACATGGCGGACGTCGATTTCGGCGACATGCTCGACTATCTCGCCAATGACAGCCACACCCGCGCCGTCCTGCTCTACGTCGAGGCCGTCACCCATGCCCGGAAGTTCATGTCGGCGGCACGGGCGGCGTCGCGGATGAAGCCGGTCATCGTGGTCAAGGCCGGACGGCATGTCGAAGGGGCACGGGCGGCCGCATCCCATACCGGCGCCATGGCCGGATCCGACAGGGTTTACGACGCAGCATTCCGCCGGGCGGGCATGCTGCGGGTCAGCGACATGCAGGCCCTCTTCGATGCCGTCGGCACCCTTTCCGTCACCCAGTCGGTGTCCGGGGACCGGCTGGCCATTCTCACCAACGGCGGCGGGGTGGGGGTCATGGCTACCGACACCCTGATCAACAAGAAGGGGCGTCTGGCCGCCCTGAGCCCGGAGACCCTGGATCGCCTCGAGGATGTCCTTCCGTCCACCTGGTCCCACGGCAATCCCGTGGATATCGTGGGCGACGCCGCCGGCGATCGGTATGCCGCCGCCCTGGAGAACCTGTTGGGGGATCCGGAAACCGACGCCGTCCTGGTGATCAACGTGCCCACGGCGGTGGCGTCGAGTTCGGAGGCGGCCCAGGCCGTCATCGATGTTTACAAGGAAAAAAGTCGAGCCCAGTCCCGGCCCAAAACCCTTCTCACCAGCTGGATCGGCGAAGGCGCCGCCGCGGGATCGCGTCAGCTCTTCACCGACAACGGGATTCCCACCTATCAAACTCCGGATGATGCCGTCCGGGCGTTCATGCAGATGGTCCGTTACCGGCACAGCCAGGAGATGCTGATGGAGACGCCGCCCAATGTTCCGGAACAGTTCAGGCCCGATCCCGGGGCGGTGAGGGCGGTTGTCGGGAAGGCCCTCTCGGAAGGGCGCGAGTGGCTCTCGGAAGCCGAGGCCAAAACGGTGCTGGGCGCCTACGGAATTCCCGTCGCCGAAACCCTGACGGCCGAAACCCCAGAAGCGGCCGAGCGTGTCGCCGCGGACATGGGGCTTCCCGTGGTCCTGAAGATTCTCTCCCGGGACATCACTCACAAATCCGATGTGGGCGGCGTCGCCCTGGATCTCGAGTCCCGGGCGCGGGTGCGCGAAGCGGCGGCGGCCATGCTGGGCCGGGTCCGGGAGGCCTTTCCCAAGGCGGTCATCGAGGGCTTCACCGTCCAGCCCTACATTAAGAAGCCCCACGCCCACGAGCTCATCGTCGGCATGACCGAGGACGAGCAGTTCGGACCCGTGCTCCTTTTCGGCCACGGCGGCACGGCCGTGGAGGTCATCGACGATCAGGCGCTGGCCCTGCCGCCGATGAATATGCATCTGGCTCACGAGGTCATGTCCCAGACCCGTATTTACCGGCTGCTCGAGGGCTATCGGGGAACCCCGCCGGCTGACCTCGAGGCCGTGGCCCTGACCCTGGTGGAAGTCTCCCAGTTGATCTGCGACATTCCCGAGATCAGGGAACTCGACATCAACCCGCTTCTGGCGGACCATGACGGCGTTATCGCACTGGACGCCCGGATGCGCGTGGCGCCTGTGGAAGATGCCGCGACGGATCGGCTGGCGATTCGACCCTATCCCAAGGAACTGGAGGAGATTATCCGGCTGCCCGACGGCCTGGAATTGATGCTGCGCCCCATCCGGCCGGAAGACGAACCGGGCTTTCAGGATCTCTTCACCCAGCTCTCCATGGAGGAGATCCGCCTTCGCTTCCTGCACTATATGAAGATACTTTCCCACTCCCTGGCGGCGCGACTGACCCAGATCGATTACGATCGTCAGATGGCCCTGGTGCTGACGGATCCGCCGGACCATGAAGGCAGGAGGGAGCTTTACGGCGCGGTGCGCATCAGCGCCGACCCGGACAACGAGCGGGCTGAGTTCGCGATTCTGCTGAGGGGCGACATGACGGGCATGGGCCTCGGCCCCCTGCTCATGCGGCGGATCATCGACTATGCCGGAAAGCGCGGGATCGGTGAGCTGTACGGGGACGTCCTCGCCGACAACAAATCCATGCTGACCCTCGCCCGGGCCTTCGGGTTCAGGGCCAGGCCCGATCGGGAGGATCCCGGGATCATGATCGTGACCCTCCCGCTTTCAAAGGACTGA